Proteins encoded in a region of the Phalacrocorax carbo chromosome 15, bPhaCar2.1, whole genome shotgun sequence genome:
- the SERPIND1 gene encoding heparin cofactor 2, with protein MKFLFHLLAFVLTITSTFCGVKDFTEHFESLKDSQPPENGTYDMPNLPPEFHRENTITNDLIPEEEEEEDYLDLDKILGEDDYSDIIDAGPYMVSEIQQGNILELFQGKTRIQRLNILNANFGFNLYRSVADKANSSDNILMAPVGISTAMAMISLGLKGQTHQEVLSVLGFQDFINASTKYELMTVHNLFRKLTHRLFRRNFGYTLRSVNDLYIQKDFSILSDFRNSMKTYYFADAQPADFSDPNFITKTNERILKLTKGLIKEALVNVNPTTLMMILNCLYFKGTWENKFPVEMTTKRSFRLNEKQTIKVPMMQTKGNFLAAADPELDCGVMQLPFVGNISMLIVLPHKLSGMKALEKQITPQVVEKWQKSMTNRTREVVLPKFKLEKSYNLIDYLRSMGIEELFNEKGNYSGISDEKVTIDRFNHQGTITVNEEGTEAGAITNVGFMPLSAQIRFIVDRPFLFLIYEHRTSCLLFMGRVVNPAKS; from the exons ATGAAGTTCCTATTTCATTTGCTTGCCTTTGTTCTCACCATAACCTCCACATTTTGTGGAGTCAAGGACTTCACTGAGCATTTTGAAAGCCTGAAAGATTCACAGCCACCTGAAAATGGGACCTATGATATGCCAAACTTACCACCTGAGTTCCACAGAGAAAACACTATCACTAATGACTTGATtcctgaagaggaggaggaagaggactATCTAGATCTCGACAAGATACTGGGTGAAGATGACTACAGTGACATTATTGATGCTGGCCCATACATGGtttctgaaattcagcaagGAAATATTCTTGAACTATTCCAAGGCAAAACCAGAATCCAGCGCCTCAATATCCTCAATGCAAACTTTGGCTTCAACCTTTACCGCAGCGTGGCAGACAAAGCCAACTCTTCAGATAATATTCTCATGGCTCCTGTCGGCATTTCCACTGCAATGGCTATGATTTCTCTGGGTCTGAAGGGTCAGACCCATCAGGAGGTGTTATCTGTTCTTGGCTTTCAAGACTTCATTAATGCCAGCACCAAATACGAGCTCATGACTGTTCATAATCTCTTCCGCAAACTCACTCATCGGCTGTTCAGGCGCAATTTTGGTTATACACTGAGGTCTGTCAACGACCTTTATATTCAGAAGGACTTTTCTATTCTGAGTGATTTCAGAAACAGTATGAAAACATACTACTTTGCTGATGCCCAACCAGCTGATTTTTCGGATCCTAACTTCATAACTAAAACCAACGAACGCATCTTGAAGCTGACCAAAGGATTAATAAAGGAAGCTCTTGTGAATGTAAACCCAACAACGCTGATGATGATTCTCAACTGTCTTTACTTTAAGG GAACTTGGGAGAATAAGTTTCCAGTGGAAATGACAACAAAGAGAAGTTTCCGACTGAATGAGAAGCAAACAATAAAGGTTCCTATGATGCAGACTAAAGGGAACTTCCTAGCTGCTGCGGACCCCGAGCTAGACTGTGGCGTGATGCAGCTCCCGTTCGTGGGGAACATCAGCATGCTGATTGTATTGCCACACAAACTCTCTGGCATGAAAGCCCTAGAAAAGCAGATAACGCCTCAAGTGGTGGAAAAATGGCAGAAGAGCATGACAAACAG aaCAAGAGAAGTGGTTCTGCCTAAATTTAAGCTGGAGAAGAGTTATAACTTGATTGATTATCTGAGATCCATGGGAATAGAAGAACTGTTCAATGAAAAAGGCAACTACTCTGGTATATCGGATGAGAAAGTCACCATTGACAGG TTCAATCATCAAGGCACAATCACTGTGAATGAGGAGGGCACAGAGGCTGGAGCAATAACCAACGTCGGGTTTATGCCCCTCTCTGCTCAGATTCGCTTTATTGTCGACCGcccctttttgtttctgatctaCGAACATCGTACCAGTTGCCTCCTGTTCATGGGCAGAGTTGTCAACCCAGCCAAGTCTTAA